One genomic window of Methanobrevibacter sp. includes the following:
- a CDS encoding AAA family ATPase, with product MKSDNKQLEIKTTNTKPSKIENENKDYAELVVIKPVGYPFDFALMDENIEITNTNLFEEYAREQWLGLVVCEKSHLFDQKIIPDYGFEIVTAKPNNSIISDNTRIKIITDEINKNQETNVKSNITMADIVGQDNAKSKVKVISKFLENPESFGPWAPKNILFYGLPGTGKTMLVKALSNELDTQLFLIKATSLIGEHVGDSSSKIHDLYKKASENAPSIIFIDEIDAIALHRSFQSLRGDVSEIVNSLLTEMDGIDENQSVITIGATNNPSSLDLAVRSRFEEEIEFKLPNEEERLQILENNLKTMPLEHALDLKRIVKITKGLSGRDIKEKILKTALHNAISNDDEIITMNHIDYALKSSKTKNTEVKGMFE from the coding sequence TTGAAAAGTGACAATAAACAATTGGAAATAAAAACAACCAATACGAAACCCTCAAAAATTGAAAACGAAAATAAAGATTATGCTGAATTAGTTGTAATCAAACCTGTTGGTTATCCATTTGATTTTGCATTAATGGATGAAAATATTGAGATTACAAACACTAACCTATTTGAAGAATATGCACGTGAACAATGGTTGGGTCTGGTTGTATGTGAAAAATCACATTTGTTTGACCAAAAAATAATCCCTGATTATGGTTTTGAAATTGTAACTGCAAAACCAAACAATTCAATAATTTCTGACAATACCCGAATTAAAATTATAACAGATGAAATTAACAAAAATCAAGAAACTAATGTTAAATCAAACATCACAATGGCAGATATTGTTGGCCAAGATAATGCTAAATCCAAAGTGAAAGTAATAAGTAAATTTTTAGAAAATCCGGAAAGCTTTGGCCCTTGGGCTCCTAAAAACATTTTGTTTTATGGCCTTCCAGGTACTGGTAAAACAATGCTTGTCAAAGCTTTATCAAACGAGCTTGATACACAATTGTTTCTAATCAAGGCAACATCATTAATCGGAGAGCATGTTGGAGATTCATCATCCAAAATTCATGACTTATACAAAAAGGCATCGGAAAATGCACCATCAATAATATTCATCGATGAGATTGATGCCATTGCCCTTCACAGATCATTTCAATCATTAAGAGGAGATGTGTCTGAAATTGTTAACTCCCTTTTAACTGAAATGGATGGGATTGATGAAAACCAATCAGTAATAACTATTGGTGCAACAAATAATCCGAGCAGCCTAGATTTGGCTGTGAGAAGCAGATTTGAAGAAGAAATTGAATTTAAATTACCTAACGAAGAAGAAAGATTGCAAATTTTAGAAAATAATCTAAAAACAATGCCATTAGAACATGCCTTGGATTTAAAAAGAATAGTGAAGATTACCAAAGGACTGTCCGGCAGAGACATAAAAGAAAAAATCTTAAAAACTGCACTTCACAATGCAATATCAAATGATGATGAAATAATCACCATGAATCATATTGATTATGCATTAAAATCAAGTAAAACTAAAAATACTGAAGTTAAAGGAATGTTTGAATAA
- the hemA gene encoding glutamyl-tRNA reductase, with the protein MILNLRVDHKIADIQSMENIAVEIDDLFVKLQEKYSIVEYIEISTCNRKEYYINNEYIHEDDELLSHENQNIIIDYGQSAVMHLLRMTSGLESMIVGEDQILGQVKDAKHKASKNHHCGKFLDIIFTKAIHVGQVVRNKTNINKGSVSIGSAAIDLAEKHIGCLDNKSVLVIGAGKMGRLVAKALAEKDLNAIFVANRTYYVAVELAEDLGGQAIMFKELEKYLATADLVISATSAPHPIINKKRLLDIDMDYENVMMVDIANPRDISDDVSELGVKSFNIDDLREIADENTNLRIKEFGEAENIINEEFILLKESIKIMELDEMLGNLRASMENIRQRETQKATVKLSDVDGSAKILNNLTNSLVNKIFHDISKNLKTAARHDKKEILDAAEYIFNFKE; encoded by the coding sequence TTGATACTTAATTTAAGAGTTGACCATAAAATAGCGGATATTCAATCAATGGAAAATATTGCAGTTGAAATTGATGATCTGTTTGTTAAATTGCAGGAAAAGTATTCAATTGTGGAATATATTGAAATTTCAACTTGTAACCGTAAAGAGTATTATATCAATAATGAGTATATTCATGAGGACGATGAGCTGTTGTCTCATGAAAATCAGAATATTATTATTGATTATGGTCAGTCTGCAGTGATGCATTTGCTTAGGATGACTTCTGGTTTGGAATCCATGATTGTTGGTGAAGATCAGATTTTAGGTCAGGTTAAGGATGCTAAGCATAAGGCTTCAAAAAATCATCATTGTGGAAAATTCCTAGATATTATTTTTACAAAAGCAATTCATGTTGGCCAGGTTGTTAGAAACAAGACAAACATCAATAAGGGTTCAGTTTCTATAGGTTCTGCTGCAATTGATCTTGCTGAAAAGCATATTGGATGCTTGGATAATAAGTCTGTTTTAGTTATTGGTGCTGGAAAAATGGGAAGGTTGGTTGCAAAAGCTCTGGCGGAAAAAGATTTGAATGCTATTTTTGTAGCTAATAGGACTTATTATGTTGCGGTTGAATTGGCTGAGGATTTAGGTGGTCAAGCTATAATGTTTAAAGAATTGGAGAAGTATCTGGCTACTGCTGATTTGGTAATTAGTGCAACTAGTGCTCCTCACCCTATCATTAATAAAAAACGTCTTTTAGATATTGATATGGATTATGAAAATGTGATGATGGTTGATATTGCTAATCCTAGGGATATTTCTGATGATGTTAGTGAATTAGGGGTTAAATCTTTTAATATTGATGATTTACGTGAAATTGCTGATGAAAATACTAATCTTCGTATTAAGGAATTTGGTGAAGCAGAAAATATCATCAATGAAGAGTTCATTTTACTCAAAGAATCGATTAAAATAATGGAACTTGACGAGATGCTTGGTAATTTAAGAGCATCTATGGAAAATATAAGACAACGTGAAACTCAAAAAGCAACTGTTAAGTTGTCTGATGTAGATGGCAGTGCAAAAATATTGAATAATTTGACAAATTCTTTGGTAAATAAGATATTTCATGACATTTCAAAAAATTTAAAGACAGCTGCAAGGCATGATAAAAAAGAAATTCTTGATGCAGCTGAGTATATATTTAATTTTAAGGAATAA
- a CDS encoding bifunctional precorrin-2 dehydrogenase/sirohydrochlorin ferrochelatase: MDWTSIYLKTSDLNVFILGTGEVATRRANKFLDHGANVKLAGSSISSDLKKKGAELCLTDDVDELVEWADLVVVASGDKELSDYVCSIADGKLINRADFPYEGEIIVPTSFSIGDIEISIFTNGKSPLMARQLRKKIQSIITDEDIMEIELQDYARSKLKEVLADQKERRKYLYQILGDESVNQFIKDGEFDEAKNHIDNLIRGLN; encoded by the coding sequence ATGGATTGGACTTCTATTTATCTTAAAACATCTGATTTAAATGTTTTTATTTTAGGCACTGGTGAAGTTGCAACAAGGCGGGCAAACAAATTTTTGGACCATGGAGCCAATGTCAAATTGGCAGGAAGCAGTATTTCTTCAGATTTGAAGAAAAAAGGTGCTGAACTCTGTTTGACTGATGATGTCGATGAACTTGTTGAATGGGCAGATTTGGTTGTTGTTGCCAGTGGGGATAAAGAGTTGTCTGATTATGTTTGCAGTATTGCTGATGGTAAACTCATAAATCGGGCTGATTTCCCCTATGAGGGAGAGATTATCGTTCCGACCAGTTTTAGCATAGGTGATATTGAAATATCTATTTTTACAAATGGCAAAAGTCCATTGATGGCACGCCAGTTAAGAAAAAAAATTCAATCAATAATTACTGATGAGGATATAATGGAAATAGAGCTTCAGGATTATGCCAGAAGTAAACTTAAAGAGGTTTTGGCCGACCAAAAGGAGCGCAGAAAATATCTTTATCAGATATTGGGGGATGAATCTGTCAATCAGTTTATTAAGGACGGGGAATTTGACGAGGCAAAAAATCATATTGATAATTTAATAAGGGGATTAAATTGA
- a CDS encoding methanogenesis marker 9 domain-containing protein encodes MTWEDAPSHICRGGDVRGLAFCCPPVKPCPVLNALQEVNLTPQEFVDIKVQFGKETRLGEGAGTCFGSLVWCCKPSKPCPLRDMTLRNMGMSHEEYLDLKKELSERLVGVKKPNPDKKAEALAETFNITKLEAMNVLTECNNDLRAAVKVLHSKSLENSD; translated from the coding sequence ATGACTTGGGAAGATGCACCATCTCATATTTGTAGGGGAGGGGATGTAAGAGGACTTGCTTTTTGTTGTCCTCCAGTAAAACCATGCCCAGTTTTAAATGCGTTACAGGAAGTTAATTTAACACCACAGGAATTTGTGGATATTAAAGTTCAATTCGGAAAGGAAACTAGATTAGGTGAAGGCGCAGGAACCTGTTTCGGTTCTCTTGTTTGGTGTTGCAAACCATCAAAACCTTGTCCGTTAAGGGATATGACTTTAAGAAATATGGGAATGAGTCATGAGGAATATTTGGACTTAAAAAAAGAATTATCTGAAAGATTGGTTGGTGTAAAAAAACCAAATCCTGATAAAAAAGCTGAAGCATTGGCTGAAACATTCAATATAACTAAACTTGAAGCAATGAATGTTTTAACCGAATGTAATAATGATTTAAGGGCTGCTGTAAAAGTTTTACACTCAAAATCATTAGAAAATTCTGATTAA
- a CDS encoding M48 family metallopeptidase — MKEKILIEDLTITLYRKNIKNMYLRVVPPNGEIKVSAPLFVSDNDIIDFIKSRKEWILQKQKYILDNEIKAPLKYTNGETHYLWGEKYTLQLIKNDTVKHVLVDKEKSILYLPVPKRSTIEKRKNILDEFYRQKLKNEIPQVLDKCTRIVGRSPKSINVRKMKNWGNCKQDGRITLNLNLAKKDPICLEYVMIHELCHLIEFNHGKNFKKLMDKYCPNWKKIKKILNA, encoded by the coding sequence ATGAAAGAAAAAATTTTAATCGAAGATTTAACCATCACATTATATCGCAAAAACATTAAAAACATGTATCTTCGAGTTGTACCTCCAAACGGTGAAATTAAAGTGTCTGCACCATTATTTGTTTCAGACAATGATATCATTGATTTTATCAAATCCCGCAAGGAGTGGATTTTGCAAAAACAGAAATATATTCTTGATAATGAAATAAAAGCACCCTTAAAATACACCAACGGCGAAACACATTATCTTTGGGGAGAAAAGTATACATTACAATTGATTAAAAACGATACCGTAAAGCATGTTTTAGTCGATAAAGAAAAATCAATACTTTATTTGCCAGTTCCTAAAAGAAGCACTATTGAAAAGAGAAAAAACATTTTAGATGAATTCTATCGCCAGAAATTAAAAAATGAGATACCGCAAGTATTGGATAAATGCACCCGGATTGTTGGGCGAAGTCCAAAAAGCATTAATGTAAGGAAAATGAAAAATTGGGGAAACTGCAAACAGGATGGTAGAATTACACTAAATTTAAATCTGGCAAAAAAAGATCCAATATGTCTGGAATATGTTATGATACATGAATTATGTCATTTGATTGAATTCAACCATGGTAAAAATTTTAAAAAATTAATGGACAAATACTGCCCTAATTGGAAAAAAATAAAAAAAATATTGAATGCATAA
- the atwA gene encoding methyl coenzyme M reductase system, component A2, with protein MDFITLKNITKNFDGVDVLKDINLKINEGETLGILGRSGSGKSVLINMLRGTKEYTPDSGNIIMNLAVCPDCLAVESPSHVGETCECGAKYEAKEVDFFNAERKLFASIKRRISIMLQRNFALYDEESVIENVMRAMPDNVEYEEGLYAALELLEMVQMNHRITHIARDLSGGEKQRVVLARQLAKNPMMFLADEPTGTLDPQTAVKLHNTLKEGVKDEGITMLITSHWPEVMIELADNVIWLENGQIKEEGDPHEVVDHFLETVPVPKKPEIPEFGEKEVILKDVKKHYYSIERGVVKAVDGIDLEIHKEEIFGLVGLSGSGKTTTTRMLIGLTEPSSGEIKIKLGDEWIDMTEGGPLNRGRIVPYLGLLHQEYSLYPHRTILGNLTDAISLNLPAEFGKIKAIHALTTVGFDEHESALILEKYPDQLSVGEKHRVALAQVLIKEPQLIVLDEPTGTMDPITRVNVTDSILKARNELEQTFIIVSHDMDFVLDVCDRAALMRGGKLLDVGTPEEIVDQLTPDEKEDMLKDR; from the coding sequence ATGGATTTTATTACTCTTAAGAATATTACTAAAAATTTTGATGGTGTTGATGTTCTTAAAGATATTAATTTGAAGATTAATGAAGGAGAGACTTTAGGTATATTGGGACGTAGTGGAAGTGGAAAATCTGTTTTAATTAACATGCTCAGAGGAACAAAGGAATACACTCCAGATTCAGGTAACATTATAATGAATCTTGCTGTTTGTCCGGATTGTTTGGCTGTAGAATCACCTTCTCATGTTGGTGAGACATGTGAATGTGGTGCTAAATATGAGGCAAAAGAAGTGGATTTCTTTAATGCTGAGAGAAAATTATTTGCAAGTATTAAAAGAAGAATTTCCATCATGTTACAACGTAATTTCGCATTATATGATGAAGAATCAGTAATTGAGAATGTAATGAGGGCAATGCCTGACAATGTTGAATATGAAGAAGGTTTATATGCTGCTTTAGAATTATTGGAAATGGTTCAAATGAACCATAGGATAACCCACATTGCTCGTGATTTAAGTGGTGGGGAAAAACAGAGAGTAGTTCTTGCAAGACAATTAGCTAAAAACCCAATGATGTTTTTAGCAGATGAACCAACAGGTACTTTAGATCCTCAAACTGCAGTAAAACTTCACAATACCTTAAAAGAAGGTGTTAAAGATGAAGGAATCACCATGTTAATTACTTCACATTGGCCGGAAGTAATGATTGAATTAGCTGATAATGTAATTTGGTTAGAAAATGGTCAAATCAAAGAGGAAGGGGATCCTCATGAAGTTGTTGATCATTTCTTAGAAACAGTTCCTGTTCCTAAAAAACCTGAAATTCCAGAATTCGGAGAAAAAGAAGTTATTTTAAAAGATGTTAAAAAACATTATTATTCCATTGAACGTGGTGTAGTTAAAGCGGTTGATGGAATTGACTTAGAAATTCACAAGGAAGAGATTTTCGGTCTTGTAGGATTAAGTGGTTCAGGTAAAACAACCACTACAAGAATGTTAATCGGATTAACTGAACCAAGTAGTGGTGAAATTAAAATTAAACTTGGTGATGAGTGGATTGACATGACCGAAGGAGGACCTCTCAATCGTGGACGTATTGTTCCATATTTAGGATTATTGCATCAAGAATATTCTTTATATCCTCACAGAACTATTTTAGGTAACTTAACTGATGCTATCAGTTTGAATTTGCCTGCTGAATTCGGTAAAATTAAGGCAATTCATGCATTAACCACTGTAGGTTTTGATGAACATGAATCTGCATTGATTCTAGAAAAATATCCTGACCAATTGAGTGTAGGGGAAAAGCATAGGGTTGCATTAGCACAAGTTTTAATCAAAGAGCCTCAACTCATCGTTTTAGATGAGCCTACAGGTACAATGGATCCTATTACTCGTGTAAATGTTACTGACTCAATTTTAAAAGCTCGTAATGAATTAGAACAAACATTTATAATCGTTTCTCACGATATGGACTTTGTATTGGATGTTTGTGATAGAGCTGCTTTAATGAGGGGAGGAAAACTTTTAGATGTTGGTACTCCTGAAGAAATTGTAGATCAGTTAACTCCTGATGAAAAAGAAGACATGCTTAAAGACAGATAG
- a CDS encoding MJ0144 family RNA dihydrouridine synthase-like protein codes for MAGITDSDFLNKVIPYGFNVATLGGYSLDSATIEASKKIIERGRKEFDFSLDEIFTHIENEVNSIKNVHGDVKVSANVRSTTPQPIIEVGNIKNLDIVEINCHCRQNEILDIGCGQEMLNRPDLSDFISQIVDNVESEVSVKIRANVDGTDTLQLAGLIEDAGADYLHIDAMKKGVFEADWDLLTKISNNVDIKVIGNNSVNSQENLQRMIETGVDGFSIARSVISGNLDFNITNF; via the coding sequence ATGGCAGGAATAACTGATTCTGATTTTTTAAATAAGGTTATTCCTTATGGTTTTAATGTAGCTACTTTGGGCGGATATAGTTTGGATTCAGCAACTATTGAAGCAAGTAAAAAAATCATCGAAAGAGGAAGAAAAGAATTTGATTTTTCTTTAGATGAAATTTTTACACATATTGAAAATGAAGTGAACTCAATTAAAAATGTTCATGGTGATGTTAAAGTATCTGCTAATGTGAGATCAACAACTCCTCAACCAATTATTGAAGTGGGGAATATCAAAAATTTAGATATTGTTGAAATAAACTGTCATTGTCGCCAAAATGAAATTTTAGATATTGGTTGTGGACAAGAAATGTTAAATCGTCCAGATTTATCTGATTTTATTTCACAGATAGTTGATAATGTGGAAAGTGAAGTTTCAGTTAAGATAAGGGCAAATGTTGATGGAACAGATACTTTACAATTGGCAGGTTTAATAGAAGATGCAGGTGCCGATTATTTGCATATTGATGCTATGAAAAAAGGCGTTTTTGAAGCGGACTGGGATTTATTAACTAAAATTTCCAATAATGTTGATATTAAGGTTATCGGGAATAATTCTGTAAACAGTCAGGAAAATCTTCAAAGAATGATTGAAACTGGAGTTGATGGTTTTTCAATTGCTCGTTCAGTTATTTCTGGCAATTTAGATTTTAATATAACTAATTTTTAA
- a CDS encoding GTP cyclohydrolase III, which yields MIQMTLIQIDNYGPWTVTPRPRTESDLQMLQANLFADLNNHFGNKKGLVFFTRFDNLLAISNGLDEEDHLRIQRSIRNRYPITVSMGVGAAETPHEAQKLATIALQKAGSAQSGERKEILAIDSLVSEEDSFVQAAHIDINSVTETLTDIESAFDTSFMVNKAQHYLMTKLIKKGALLFFIGGDNFMSPCNGLSEKDIEEIMVEIDEEIGIKLKAGIGRGKNAEDAAYMADIGLEEIRAHNNEMWTWVIEKEY from the coding sequence ATGATACAAATGACATTAATACAAATTGACAATTATGGGCCTTGGACTGTAACTCCAAGACCAAGAACTGAATCAGACTTACAAATGCTACAAGCAAATTTATTTGCAGATTTAAATAATCATTTTGGAAATAAGAAAGGATTAGTATTCTTTACAAGATTTGACAACTTACTTGCTATTTCTAATGGATTGGATGAAGAAGATCATTTAAGAATTCAAAGATCAATTAGAAACAGATACCCAATAACAGTTAGTATGGGTGTTGGGGCAGCTGAAACTCCTCATGAAGCTCAAAAATTAGCAACAATTGCTCTTCAAAAAGCAGGTAGTGCACAATCTGGTGAAAGAAAAGAAATTTTAGCAATTGACAGTTTAGTTTCTGAAGAGGACAGTTTTGTTCAAGCAGCCCATATTGATATTAACAGTGTAACAGAAACCTTAACTGATATTGAGTCCGCTTTTGATACAAGTTTCATGGTTAATAAGGCTCAACATTATTTAATGACAAAATTAATTAAAAAAGGAGCATTATTATTCTTCATTGGTGGAGATAATTTCATGTCTCCATGTAACGGTTTGTCTGAAAAAGACATTGAGGAAATCATGGTTGAAATCGATGAAGAAATAGGTATTAAACTCAAAGCTGGTATTGGAAGAGGAAAAAATGCTGAAGATGCTGCTTACATGGCAGATATTGGTCTTGAAGAGATTAGAGCACATAATAATGAAATGTGGACTTGGGTAATCGAAAAAGAATATTAA
- the cofD gene encoding 2-phospho-L-lactate transferase produces MITVLSGGTGTPKLLQGLKEIVDPIDLTIIVNTLENEYFSGVYVSADIDTVLYTMSDMINDELWYGVKDDTFITHDRLNELGCTELLRIGDIDRATKIQKTQLMQRYGLLKACEIQAKGMGIKSKIIPMSEQNSDISIVTDIGELEFHDFLIKHQSKPEVLDVKFSKVAPSDGIIEAIRNSEAVIIGPSNPITSILPILSLDGVRDALKDTYVVAVSPIIGSDAVSGPASKFMKALGVDVSSIGVANLYHDFLDNIVIDNEDSNLKSQLNQIVNKVTITNTIMNSLGVKKNLAQIIIDSIP; encoded by the coding sequence ATGATTACTGTTTTATCTGGAGGAACCGGTACTCCAAAATTATTACAAGGACTTAAGGAAATCGTTGATCCAATTGATTTGACAATTATTGTAAATACTTTGGAAAATGAATATTTTTCGGGGGTTTATGTCTCAGCAGACATTGATACAGTATTATACACAATGTCTGACATGATTAATGATGAATTGTGGTATGGTGTTAAGGATGACACTTTTATCACTCATGATAGGTTAAATGAGTTGGGTTGTACTGAATTGCTCAGAATTGGAGACATTGACCGTGCAACTAAAATACAAAAGACTCAATTGATGCAGAGATATGGTCTTTTAAAGGCATGTGAAATTCAGGCAAAGGGCATGGGAATTAAATCTAAGATTATTCCAATGAGTGAGCAAAATTCAGATATCAGTATTGTAACTGATATTGGCGAGTTGGAATTTCATGATTTTCTTATTAAACATCAATCAAAACCGGAAGTTTTGGATGTTAAATTTTCTAAAGTGGCTCCAAGTGATGGAATCATTGAAGCAATAAGAAATTCTGAAGCAGTAATTATTGGACCGTCCAATCCAATCACTTCAATTTTACCAATATTGTCACTTGATGGAGTTCGTGATGCTTTAAAAGATACATATGTTGTAGCAGTTTCACCAATTATTGGTTCTGATGCTGTTTCAGGTCCTGCAAGTAAATTCATGAAAGCTTTAGGAGTTGATGTTTCATCAATTGGTGTGGCAAATTTATACCATGATTTCTTGGATAATATTGTTATAGATAATGAAGATTCAAATCTAAAATCACAATTAAATCAAATAGTTAATAAGGTAACAATTACAAATACTATAATGAATAGTTTGGGTGTTAAAAAAAATTTAGCACAAATTATTATAGATAGTATTCCTTAA
- a CDS encoding coenzyme F420-0:L-glutamate ligase, with product MIIMSIELFGLENIPIIDGNSDISQIIKQAIDEQGCGLNHGDIVLIAETLISKAEENFIKLDDLIPSEFAIRLANESGKDPRLVEAILNESEEVVRIGPNFIITETKHGFVCANAGIDESNVGDGLATPMPKDADKSACEIREFLEEQFGEEIAVIITDTQGRAFRFGAIGTAIGCSGISPIWKRVGEKDLYGRELETTEIATCDELASAASLIMGQADEGLPVVIVRGFNSFDTLRDTNSNIKSVLMPKKADVFRK from the coding sequence ATGATTATTATGAGTATTGAATTATTTGGTTTAGAAAATATTCCTATTATTGATGGGAATAGTGATATTTCTCAAATTATTAAGCAAGCTATTGATGAACAGGGTTGCGGATTAAATCATGGAGATATTGTTCTGATTGCTGAAACATTAATCTCAAAGGCTGAAGAAAATTTCATTAAATTAGATGATTTAATTCCTTCAGAATTTGCAATTAGGCTTGCGAATGAATCCGGAAAAGATCCTAGATTGGTTGAAGCTATATTAAATGAATCTGAGGAAGTTGTTCGTATTGGACCTAATTTTATCATAACTGAAACAAAACATGGTTTTGTATGTGCCAATGCAGGAATTGATGAGTCAAATGTTGGAGATGGTTTGGCCACTCCAATGCCAAAGGATGCGGATAAATCTGCTTGTGAAATTCGTGAATTTTTAGAGGAACAATTTGGTGAAGAGATTGCTGTTATAATCACAGACACTCAAGGAAGAGCATTTAGATTTGGTGCAATTGGTACTGCAATTGGTTGTTCTGGTATCTCACCTATCTGGAAGCGTGTTGGTGAAAAGGATTTATATGGTAGAGAATTGGAAACAACTGAAATTGCAACATGTGATGAATTGGCATCTGCAGCATCTTTAATTATGGGTCAAGCAGATGAAGGACTTCCGGTAGTTATTGTACGTGGTTTCAATAGTTTTGATACATTAAGGGATACTAATTCAAATATTAAATCTGTTTTAATGCCTAAAAAAGCAGATGTTTTCAGAAAATGA
- a CDS encoding IMP cyclohydrolase, with protein sequence MYTGRILSTGMNCDGKPFVAYRVSSRSFPNRRCLKFDNRAAIVPKEGFEKDIYENTYITYNSIRIVRDMAIVSNGSHTDVIADKIGLGMNIKDAIAYSLLTMDYEKDDYNTPRIAAVVTSTNKKEEYGCYVGIANDKKILVEEVPYGEAVFISTYGSQVQDKVDFEAKTSEEAAKYIFDEGVFANYKKPVTSCAAVFDGEWTIDVYNP encoded by the coding sequence ATGTATACGGGGAGAATTTTATCAACTGGAATGAATTGTGATGGTAAACCTTTTGTGGCATACAGAGTATCAAGTAGGTCATTTCCGAATCGACGCTGCTTAAAATTTGATAATCGTGCAGCTATCGTTCCAAAAGAAGGTTTTGAAAAGGATATATATGAGAATACTTACATTACATACAATAGTATTCGTATTGTTAGAGATATGGCAATTGTATCTAATGGTTCTCATACTGATGTTATAGCCGATAAGATAGGTTTAGGAATGAATATTAAAGATGCTATTGCTTATTCATTACTAACTATGGATTATGAAAAAGATGATTATAATACTCCAAGAATTGCGGCTGTTGTCACATCAACAAACAAAAAAGAAGAATATGGCTGTTATGTTGGTATAGCTAACGATAAGAAAATATTGGTTGAAGAAGTACCATATGGTGAAGCAGTGTTTATTTCAACTTATGGTAGTCAGGTACAGGATAAAGTTGATTTTGAAGCTAAAACTTCTGAAGAAGCTGCAAAATACATTTTTGATGAGGGGGTTTTTGCTAACTATAAAAAACCAGTAACTTCCTGTGCTGCTGTTTTTGATGGGGAATGGACTATTGATGTCTATAATCCATAA
- a CDS encoding biopolymer transporter ExbD produces the protein MAIDVKKHKKKFLDQKPSINLVPFIDILFTIMIFLVVTSNFSATDVQADTADDIEDAGGKPNVTDVSGDQEYYIMPVANLHKVTVNGQDRSDAIAGSAVGVQANVIDEGQVTIKPGEIVITTPPGVSPEKAVQRPEL, from the coding sequence ATGGCGATTGATGTAAAAAAACACAAAAAGAAATTTTTAGATCAAAAACCAAGTATTAATTTAGTTCCATTCATTGATATTCTTTTCACTATAATGATTTTCTTGGTGGTTACAAGTAATTTTTCAGCTACTGATGTTCAAGCGGATACCGCAGATGATATTGAAGATGCTGGTGGAAAGCCTAATGTAACTGATGTTTCTGGAGACCAGGAATATTATATTATGCCTGTAGCTAATTTGCATAAAGTTACTGTCAATGGTCAAGACCGCTCGGATGCAATTGCAGGTAGTGCCGTGGGTGTACAAGCTAATGTTATTGATGAAGGACAGGTTACTATTAAACCTGGTGAAATTGTAATTACCACTCCTCCTGGAGTATCACCAGAAAAAGCTGTTCAACGTCCAGAACTTTAA